In Arsenicicoccus sp. oral taxon 190, the following are encoded in one genomic region:
- a CDS encoding class I SAM-dependent methyltransferase encodes MTQQDEHHHQGRPMAQTAQDWDERYSGEQVWSGNPNEALVTEARDLAPGRALDVGCGEGADSVWLAGQGWDVTALDISTKAVERATAAARQAGMSITGVAAPLLEADLEPASFDLVSVLYPALEATLNRAAEHRLSDLVAPGGTLLVVHHADIDRERSLSHGFDPDDYVGPDDVAEVLDDSWQVVTRERRERDVAAGAGAHHHRDIVLRARRRTSAD; translated from the coding sequence ATGACGCAGCAGGACGAGCACCACCACCAGGGCCGGCCGATGGCGCAGACCGCGCAGGACTGGGACGAGAGATACTCCGGCGAGCAGGTGTGGAGCGGCAACCCCAACGAGGCCCTCGTCACCGAGGCCCGGGACCTCGCTCCCGGCCGCGCCCTGGACGTCGGGTGCGGCGAGGGGGCCGACAGCGTGTGGCTCGCCGGCCAGGGCTGGGACGTGACCGCATTGGACATCTCCACCAAGGCGGTCGAGCGCGCCACCGCCGCCGCCCGCCAGGCCGGTATGTCGATCACCGGGGTCGCCGCGCCCCTGCTGGAGGCCGACCTCGAGCCGGCGTCGTTCGACCTGGTCAGCGTCTTGTACCCAGCTCTCGAGGCCACCCTGAACCGGGCCGCCGAGCACCGTCTGAGCGATCTCGTTGCCCCCGGCGGCACGCTGCTCGTGGTGCACCACGCCGACATCGACCGCGAGCGGTCCCTCTCCCATGGCTTCGACCCGGACGACTACGTGGGCCCCGACGACGTGGCCGAGGTGCTCGACGACTCCTGGCAGGTGGTCACGCGGGAGCGCCGTGAGCGCGACGTGGCCGCCGGAGCAGGCGCCCACCACCACCGCGACATCGTCCTGCGGGCCCGGCGACGCACCTCCGCCGATTGA
- a CDS encoding cobalt-precorrin-6A reductase — protein sequence MGPVTSRVLLLGGTTEARQLAALLAERPESYAVRYSLAGVTSAPRVPDVVVRVGGFGGVAGLTAYLRAERVDVVVDATHPYAARMSEHAAQACSQVGVPLVALRRPGWEEQDGDNWHRVPTLADAAHIAAYLGRRLFLTIGRQEVGEFAFLHDTFCLVRSVDPPAVVPPYAEVVLARGPFRVEGELALLREHAIDVVVTKDSGGTATAAKLEAARRLGLPVVMVDRPDVADVPTVDDPEAAVAWLEARR from the coding sequence ATGGGTCCCGTGACCAGTCGCGTGCTCCTCCTCGGCGGGACCACCGAGGCCCGTCAGCTGGCGGCGCTCCTCGCGGAGCGCCCCGAGTCGTATGCCGTCCGCTACTCCCTCGCCGGGGTGACGTCCGCGCCGCGGGTCCCCGACGTCGTGGTCCGGGTCGGGGGCTTCGGTGGTGTGGCCGGGCTGACGGCATACCTCCGCGCGGAGCGCGTCGACGTGGTCGTCGACGCCACCCACCCCTATGCCGCCCGGATGAGCGAGCATGCGGCGCAGGCCTGCTCGCAGGTCGGCGTGCCCCTGGTGGCGCTGCGCCGGCCGGGGTGGGAGGAGCAGGACGGCGACAACTGGCACCGGGTGCCGACGCTCGCGGACGCCGCCCACATCGCGGCGTACCTGGGGCGGCGGCTGTTCCTGACGATCGGGCGCCAGGAGGTGGGGGAGTTCGCGTTCCTGCACGACACCTTCTGCCTGGTGCGGTCGGTGGACCCGCCTGCGGTGGTCCCGCCGTATGCCGAGGTCGTGCTGGCTCGAGGGCCGTTCCGCGTCGAGGGGGAGCTGGCGTTGTTGCGCGAGCACGCGATCGACGTGGTGGTGACCAAGGACAGTGGGGGCACGGCCACGGCCGCCAAGCTCGAGGCGGCGCGGCGGCTCGGCCTGCCGGTCGTGATGGTCGACCGACCGGACGTGGCGGACGTGCCGACCGTCGATGACCCCGAGGCCGCCGTGGCGTGGCTGGAGGCGCGGCGATGA
- a CDS encoding HNH endonuclease: MTPEAYAEVVPLTGSTPRRPPEVHDALAGAPPQEVEPESLAGVLHLIRQVESGEDPTHAVEQLALLERIRHAAGAAQLRIMLGLETTRRAEQGTPADRTPAGLAAEVGLATRASAGSASRRLGLARTLREDLPHCDLLHAAGLMDEATAAQVVIALAPLGRMDRLRADQDLAAELPALTWAQAGKRARAIAYALDPEAAVRAAARAAADRYVTTRPAPDCMVRLTALLPVKEGVAVHAALIKAAAAPRPPEDERTRSQVMADTLVEPVTGRSSAAISVEVGLIMTDRAMLDGADDPATVPGYGPIPAPLARALVLGATPGDGAAAQGCREASVWLRRLYTDPETGELAAIDARRRSVTGIVRRLVVWRDGTCRVPYCDAPIRHVDHIDPYAQGGVTSADNAVGMCEAHNYAMEAPGFARHLDRDGVLTVITPTGTRHTSPPRKATG, translated from the coding sequence ATGACCCCCGAGGCCTACGCCGAGGTGGTGCCGCTGACCGGCAGCACGCCCCGGCGACCACCTGAGGTGCACGACGCCCTCGCCGGCGCCCCTCCGCAGGAGGTCGAGCCGGAGAGCCTGGCTGGGGTCCTGCACCTCATCCGCCAGGTCGAGAGCGGCGAGGACCCGACCCATGCCGTCGAGCAGCTCGCCCTGCTGGAGCGGATCCGGCACGCCGCCGGGGCGGCCCAGCTGAGGATCATGCTGGGGCTCGAGACGACCCGCCGCGCGGAGCAGGGCACGCCCGCAGACCGGACCCCGGCCGGCCTGGCCGCCGAGGTCGGGCTGGCCACGCGCGCCTCGGCAGGGTCCGCGTCCCGGCGGCTCGGCCTCGCCCGCACCCTGCGCGAGGACCTGCCCCACTGCGACCTGCTGCACGCCGCCGGACTCATGGACGAGGCCACCGCTGCCCAGGTGGTGATCGCTCTGGCCCCGCTCGGGCGCATGGACCGGCTGCGGGCCGACCAGGACCTCGCCGCCGAGCTGCCCGCTCTGACGTGGGCCCAGGCGGGCAAGCGGGCGCGGGCGATCGCCTACGCGCTCGACCCCGAGGCCGCGGTGCGAGCTGCTGCGAGGGCCGCCGCGGACCGCTACGTCACGACCAGGCCCGCGCCCGACTGCATGGTGCGCCTCACCGCCCTGCTCCCCGTCAAGGAGGGAGTGGCGGTGCACGCGGCCCTGATCAAGGCTGCCGCCGCACCGCGACCGCCCGAGGACGAGCGCACCCGCTCGCAGGTTATGGCGGACACCCTGGTCGAGCCCGTGACGGGGCGGTCCTCCGCGGCGATCAGCGTCGAGGTGGGGCTCATCATGACCGACCGCGCCATGCTCGACGGGGCGGACGACCCCGCGACCGTCCCCGGCTACGGCCCCATCCCCGCGCCGCTCGCTCGTGCGCTGGTGCTCGGCGCCACGCCGGGTGACGGAGCCGCCGCTCAGGGGTGCCGGGAGGCCAGCGTGTGGCTGCGTCGGCTCTACACCGACCCCGAGACCGGTGAGCTGGCCGCCATCGACGCGAGGCGACGATCCGTCACCGGGATCGTCCGCCGCCTGGTCGTATGGCGCGACGGGACCTGTCGCGTCCCCTACTGCGACGCGCCCATCCGACACGTCGACCACATCGATCCCTACGCCCAGGGTGGCGTCACCAGTGCCGACAACGCGGTCGGCATGTGCGAGGCGCACAACTACGCGATGGAGGCTCCCGGGTTCGCCCGACATCTCGACCGGGACGGCGTCCTCACCGTGATCACCCCGACCGGCACCCGGCACACCTCCCCACCCCGCAAGGCGACCGGCTAG
- the cobM gene encoding precorrin-4 C(11)-methyltransferase: protein MTVHFIGAGPGAADLITVRGLRLLQACSVVLYAGALVPEELLAECRADARLVDTAHLDLDQITAEIVAAHEAGHDVARLQSGDLSIFSALAEQVRRLEAAGIPYAMVPGVPAFAAAAAALGRELTVPTVGQTVILTRLSRNASAMPEHETIANLGAARALIALHLATHLADEVVTELAPHYGLDCPAAVVAMASRPEQVVWRGTLGELGDAVRDHGLRRTAVILVGQVLAASEFRDSHLYSTERDRHDCALPPPITSR from the coding sequence ATGACCGTCCACTTCATCGGCGCCGGACCCGGGGCGGCCGACCTCATCACCGTGCGGGGGCTGCGGCTGCTGCAGGCGTGCTCCGTCGTGCTCTACGCCGGGGCGCTGGTGCCGGAGGAGCTGCTGGCCGAGTGCCGGGCCGACGCGCGCCTGGTCGACACCGCCCACCTGGACCTGGACCAGATCACCGCCGAGATCGTCGCCGCCCACGAGGCGGGGCACGACGTGGCGCGGCTGCAGTCGGGCGACCTGTCGATCTTCTCCGCGCTGGCCGAGCAGGTGCGGCGGCTGGAGGCCGCGGGGATCCCCTACGCCATGGTCCCCGGGGTGCCCGCCTTCGCCGCGGCCGCGGCGGCGCTCGGGCGTGAGCTCACCGTCCCCACCGTCGGGCAGACCGTCATCCTGACCCGGCTCTCCCGCAACGCGTCGGCGATGCCGGAGCACGAGACGATCGCCAACCTCGGGGCCGCCCGCGCCCTGATTGCGCTGCACCTCGCCACCCACCTCGCCGACGAGGTGGTAACCGAGCTCGCCCCCCACTACGGGCTCGACTGTCCCGCCGCGGTGGTCGCGATGGCGAGCCGGCCGGAGCAGGTCGTGTGGCGGGGGACCCTCGGCGAGCTCGGCGACGCGGTGCGCGACCACGGGCTGCGGCGGACCGCGGTGATCCTCGTCGGGCAGGTGCTCGCGGCGTCGGAGTTCCGCGACTCGCACCTCTACTCGACCGAGCGGGACCGGCACGACTGCGCGCTGCCGCCCCCGATCACGTCCCGCTGA
- the cobJ gene encoding precorrin-3B C(17)-methyltransferase produces MPTGRLIGVGLGPGDPDLLTLKAVRAIEGADVVVYHSARHGRSTARQIAEPYLRDGVIEEQLVYPVTTESVADYDGLMSVFYDECRDRLAVHLDAGRTVAVLSLGDPLTYSSYQHLHQRLAAAYETSVIPGVTSITAAAAVAGTPLVEDTELLTVVPGTLPADELVAAISSTDTAVIMKLGRTFAAVREALERAGRLDDAIYVERATMTGERALPARDVDPAEVPYLSVVLLPSRMPRTPAPLPAVGAEVPLGSVTVVGTGPAGAEWLTPEARGVLAAATDLVGYVTYVARVPVRPWQIRHESDNKVESERAAFALDLARRGRHVAVVSSGDPGVFAMATAVLEVASAPGYQDIPVRVCPGMTAAHAAAARAGAPLGHDYATISLSDRLKPWSVVSARVRAALEADLVVAIYNPASRSRRQQVVELKTLALSLRRPDTPVVVARDVGGPEERVRVMRLADLPTDEVDMRTLLLVGSSQTQMVTRRPGGEAQVVAWTPRRYPD; encoded by the coding sequence ATGCCGACCGGCCGGCTCATCGGCGTCGGTCTCGGTCCCGGCGACCCGGACCTGCTGACGCTCAAGGCGGTTCGCGCGATCGAGGGCGCCGACGTCGTCGTCTACCACTCCGCCCGGCACGGCAGGTCGACCGCACGACAGATCGCCGAGCCCTACCTGCGCGACGGGGTCATCGAGGAGCAGCTCGTCTACCCCGTCACCACCGAGTCCGTGGCCGACTACGACGGGCTCATGTCCGTCTTCTACGACGAGTGCCGAGACCGCCTCGCCGTCCACCTCGACGCCGGCCGCACGGTGGCCGTGCTGTCCCTCGGCGACCCCCTCACCTACAGCTCCTACCAGCACCTGCACCAGCGGCTGGCTGCGGCATACGAGACGTCCGTGATCCCCGGGGTCACCTCGATCACGGCCGCCGCTGCCGTCGCGGGCACCCCCCTGGTCGAGGACACCGAGCTGCTGACGGTCGTCCCCGGCACGCTGCCCGCAGACGAGCTCGTCGCCGCGATCTCCTCGACCGACACCGCCGTGATCATGAAGCTGGGCCGCACCTTCGCGGCGGTGCGAGAAGCGCTGGAGCGCGCGGGGCGGCTCGACGACGCCATCTATGTCGAGCGAGCCACCATGACCGGCGAACGCGCCCTGCCCGCGCGCGACGTCGATCCCGCCGAGGTCCCCTACCTCTCCGTCGTGCTGCTGCCCAGCCGTATGCCGCGCACGCCCGCTCCCCTGCCCGCCGTCGGCGCCGAGGTACCGCTCGGGTCGGTCACCGTGGTCGGCACGGGTCCGGCGGGAGCCGAGTGGCTGACCCCGGAGGCCCGCGGAGTCCTCGCCGCCGCAACGGATCTCGTGGGTTACGTCACCTACGTCGCGCGGGTCCCGGTGCGGCCGTGGCAGATCCGGCACGAGTCGGACAACAAGGTGGAGTCCGAGCGGGCGGCCTTCGCGCTCGACCTGGCCCGCCGCGGGCGACACGTGGCGGTGGTCTCGTCGGGCGACCCGGGCGTCTTCGCCATGGCAACAGCGGTCCTCGAGGTCGCGAGCGCGCCTGGCTACCAGGACATCCCGGTGCGCGTCTGCCCAGGGATGACGGCGGCGCACGCCGCGGCCGCGCGGGCGGGCGCGCCCCTGGGGCACGACTACGCCACGATCTCGCTGTCCGACCGGCTCAAGCCGTGGTCGGTCGTCTCCGCGCGGGTGCGGGCGGCCCTGGAGGCCGACCTCGTCGTCGCGATCTACAACCCCGCGTCCCGGTCGCGCCGCCAGCAGGTCGTCGAGCTCAAGACGCTGGCCCTGTCCCTGCGCAGGCCCGACACGCCGGTGGTGGTCGCTCGCGACGTCGGCGGCCCCGAGGAGCGGGTGCGGGTGATGCGGCTCGCGGACCTGCCCACCGACGAGGTCGACATGCGGACGCTGCTGCTCGTCGGGTCGTCGCAGACCCAGATGGTCACCCGTCGGCCCGGCGGTGAGGCACAAGTCGTAGCGTGGACGCCGCGCCGATATCCCGACTGA
- a CDS encoding cobalt-precorrin-5B (C(1))-methyltransferase: protein MAQVTGGREGQLEHTGLRPGWTTGACATAATKAAWTALLAGDFPDPVTITLPKGRTPAFALTAEARGDGWAEAAVTKDAGDDPDVTHGAVVRARVRHGAPGTGVVFRGGHGVGRVTLPGLPLDVGEPAINPVPRQLMRQAVREVVGVAEGAPDPDVAIEVSVDQGVEMARHTWNPRIGIVDGLSILGTTGVVVPYSCAAWIDSIRRGIDVSEALGLPHVAGCTGSTSERVVTELYDLPTPALLDMGDFVGAVLKYLRAHPRPRLTICGGFAKLSKLAAGHLDLHSGRSQVDQAHLASLAEQAGAPADLVADLHEVNTGLEALTRCQAAGVPLGDQVAYAARRTALEVLQGAPVQVDVVCIDRAGTIVGRTEPAGSVSGT, encoded by the coding sequence ATGGCGCAGGTCACGGGCGGTCGCGAGGGGCAGCTGGAGCACACCGGGCTCCGACCCGGGTGGACGACGGGGGCGTGCGCGACCGCCGCGACCAAGGCCGCGTGGACGGCGCTGCTGGCCGGTGACTTCCCCGACCCGGTGACGATCACGCTGCCCAAGGGCCGGACGCCGGCGTTCGCACTGACCGCGGAGGCCCGGGGCGACGGCTGGGCCGAGGCCGCGGTCACCAAGGACGCGGGCGACGACCCCGACGTGACGCACGGCGCCGTCGTCCGGGCCCGCGTGCGGCACGGCGCGCCGGGCACGGGGGTCGTCTTCCGCGGCGGCCACGGGGTCGGGCGGGTGACCCTGCCGGGCCTGCCCCTCGACGTCGGTGAGCCGGCCATCAACCCGGTCCCCCGGCAGCTGATGCGTCAGGCCGTGCGGGAGGTCGTCGGGGTGGCCGAGGGGGCGCCCGACCCCGACGTGGCCATCGAGGTCAGCGTCGACCAGGGCGTCGAGATGGCCCGCCACACCTGGAACCCGCGCATCGGCATCGTCGACGGCCTGTCCATCCTCGGCACGACCGGGGTCGTCGTCCCCTACTCCTGCGCGGCGTGGATCGACTCCATCCGCCGCGGCATCGACGTCTCGGAGGCGCTCGGCCTGCCGCACGTCGCGGGCTGCACCGGCTCGACCTCGGAGCGCGTCGTGACCGAGCTCTACGACCTGCCGACGCCGGCGCTGCTCGACATGGGTGACTTCGTGGGCGCCGTCCTGAAGTACCTCCGAGCGCACCCCCGCCCGCGGCTGACGATCTGCGGCGGTTTCGCCAAGCTCTCCAAGCTCGCGGCCGGCCACCTCGACCTGCACTCCGGGCGCTCCCAGGTGGACCAGGCGCACCTGGCGTCGCTCGCCGAGCAGGCCGGCGCCCCAGCCGATCTCGTGGCCGACCTGCACGAGGTCAACACCGGCCTGGAGGCGCTCACCCGGTGCCAGGCCGCGGGCGTCCCCCTCGGGGACCAGGTCGCGTATGCCGCCCGCCGGACCGCCCTGGAGGTGCTACAGGGCGCGCCGGTGCAGGTCGACGTGGTCTGCATCGACCGGGCCGGCACGATCGTCGGACGCACCGAACCCGCGGGGTCCGTCAGCGGGACGTGA
- a CDS encoding DinB family protein: protein MPTHHVVPERADERVDPPKLADERESLDSWLELYRETVLHKVAGLDGEQLARRSVPPSSLSLLGVIRHLTEVEEYWLGVVLLGDDVPDRYCTPDRPEADFEDGTAASAEGDVAAYVAQLEVSRSAQASWSDLDGPVRGLRRGEQVNLRWILVHLIEEYARHLGHMDLLREAIDGRTGY, encoded by the coding sequence ATGCCCACTCACCACGTCGTCCCCGAGCGCGCGGACGAGCGCGTCGACCCGCCCAAGCTCGCCGACGAGCGCGAGAGCCTCGACAGCTGGCTCGAGCTCTACCGCGAGACGGTGCTGCACAAGGTGGCCGGCCTCGACGGCGAGCAGCTGGCCCGACGTTCGGTCCCGCCGTCGAGCCTGAGCCTGCTGGGCGTCATACGGCACCTGACCGAGGTCGAGGAGTACTGGCTGGGGGTGGTGCTCCTTGGCGACGACGTCCCCGACCGCTACTGCACCCCGGACCGACCCGAGGCGGACTTCGAGGACGGGACTGCGGCGTCGGCCGAGGGGGACGTGGCCGCGTACGTCGCGCAGCTGGAGGTCTCGCGCTCTGCTCAGGCGAGCTGGTCCGACCTGGACGGGCCGGTCCGCGGGCTGCGGCGCGGCGAGCAGGTCAACCTGCGGTGGATCCTGGTGCACCTCATCGAGGAGTACGCCCGTCACCTCGGCCACATGGATCTGCTCCGCGAGGCCATCGACGGCCGGACGGGCTACTGA
- the lysX gene encoding bifunctional lysylphosphatidylglycerol synthetase/lysine--tRNA ligase LysX, with the protein MSRLPKVAGAVVTWGAIWSVLSIFLQRFDWPTWVDEAFGILGVPTGPNLFLAALLLIVGEALRRGLRVAWVIAMLVEAFSVVVYVSGLGFLAAAYGEIATEVSPGDESSLDVYIAISVISAITSAVLLIIFWRKRAAFPAHRPVGSLRESLIILIGGLLAVIALVFALSWVAHGNLSGPSEALWWTIQATLGFSLPLGLQPTAHSASAWLATLAGVLAAAVLLIAIWRFLHSARRADLMSDRDELALRGLLARNGDLDSLSYFATRRDKSVVFAPDGTAAVTYRVVGPVCLASGDPVGPVEAWPKAIRAWLEHTRHHAWHAGVLSASETGARAYVEAGLRARTLGDEAVIDVDQFSLEGRAMRPVKRAVARVRDAGCSVTVSRHADLSADTLAEITRLADEWRGEGPDRGFSMALNRMGDRSDGRNVAVVVRDAEGQIIAVQSFVPWGTRGLSLDLMRRSPSAVNGVNEAMVAALVDAAPDLGVRHVSLNFAMFRSVFSGADKVGAGLGVRVADRILNLASRFWQLESLYEANAKYLPRWEPRFVCFESASVLPQIGLAAGVAEGFLPGRAIHVSRTGEDLVVVDGAEPRPLADLIIDQDRELLTPPSPTRRVSEQQKVRLDKLDVLRDAGMEPYPVGVPRTCSVGQALAQVGRDGASHPVSVTGRVRSVRDLGGVVFCVVEEHGAHIQGVLERDVVEPQLLALWRHTVDVGDHVSLTGPVGRSRNGEPSVLVTSWAMASKCLRPIPDSRTGFTNPEARVRQRYLDLIVNRESTLMLQARSRAVAAIRHGFAQRGYMEVETPMLQAVHGGASARPFRTHINAYDADLYLRIAPELFLKHLCVGGMDRIFELNRNFRNEGADATHNPEFTSVEAYAAHGDYNTMRELTRELIIEVAAAVHGEPVAVRPGADGTVDRIRLDGEWPVVSVHEAVSRASGVELTSASTVEEVRAVADRHGVHHTSAMTSGEIVLELYDELVEGQTTFPTFYTDFPLETSPLTRTHRTDPRLSERWDLVAFGAEIGTAYSELVDPVDQRNRLTEQSYKAAAGDPEAMEIDEGFLTALEYAMPPTGGLGIGVDRLVMMLTGANIRATLAFPFTKPSERG; encoded by the coding sequence ATGAGCCGACTGCCCAAGGTCGCCGGAGCGGTCGTCACCTGGGGGGCGATCTGGTCGGTGCTGAGCATCTTCCTGCAGCGGTTCGACTGGCCGACGTGGGTGGACGAGGCGTTCGGGATCCTCGGGGTGCCGACGGGTCCCAACCTCTTCCTGGCCGCGCTGCTGCTCATCGTGGGGGAGGCGCTGCGTCGGGGGCTGCGCGTGGCGTGGGTCATCGCCATGCTCGTCGAGGCGTTCAGCGTCGTCGTCTACGTCTCGGGGCTGGGCTTCCTGGCCGCGGCCTACGGTGAGATCGCCACGGAGGTGAGCCCTGGCGACGAGAGCTCGCTGGACGTCTACATCGCCATCTCCGTCATCAGCGCGATCACCAGCGCCGTGCTCCTCATCATCTTCTGGCGCAAGCGGGCCGCCTTCCCGGCGCACCGGCCGGTGGGGTCCTTGCGCGAGTCGCTGATCATCCTGATCGGCGGCCTGCTCGCGGTGATCGCCCTGGTCTTCGCCCTGTCGTGGGTCGCGCACGGCAACCTGTCGGGCCCGAGCGAGGCGCTGTGGTGGACGATCCAGGCGACGCTCGGCTTCTCGCTGCCGCTGGGGCTGCAGCCGACGGCGCACAGCGCGTCCGCCTGGCTGGCCACGCTGGCCGGGGTCCTCGCGGCAGCGGTGCTGCTGATCGCGATCTGGCGCTTCCTGCACTCGGCGCGGCGGGCCGACCTGATGTCCGACCGCGACGAGCTCGCCCTCCGCGGGCTGCTCGCCCGCAACGGCGACCTCGACTCGCTGTCCTACTTCGCGACCCGCCGGGACAAGTCGGTGGTCTTCGCCCCCGACGGCACGGCCGCGGTCACCTACCGCGTCGTGGGGCCGGTGTGCCTGGCCTCCGGCGACCCGGTCGGGCCCGTCGAGGCCTGGCCCAAGGCGATCCGCGCCTGGCTGGAGCACACCCGGCACCACGCCTGGCACGCCGGGGTGCTGTCCGCCTCCGAGACCGGTGCGAGGGCGTATGTCGAGGCCGGGCTGCGGGCTCGCACCCTGGGCGACGAGGCCGTCATCGACGTCGACCAGTTCAGCCTCGAGGGGCGCGCCATGCGCCCCGTCAAGCGGGCCGTGGCCCGGGTCCGGGACGCCGGCTGCTCGGTGACGGTCTCGCGGCACGCGGACCTGTCCGCGGACACCCTCGCCGAGATCACCCGGCTCGCCGACGAGTGGCGCGGCGAGGGGCCGGACCGCGGCTTCTCCATGGCGCTCAACCGCATGGGCGACCGCAGCGACGGCCGCAACGTCGCGGTGGTCGTGCGCGACGCCGAGGGTCAGATCATCGCCGTGCAGTCCTTCGTGCCGTGGGGCACCCGCGGCCTCTCCCTGGACCTCATGCGCCGCTCCCCGTCCGCCGTCAACGGCGTCAACGAGGCCATGGTGGCGGCGCTGGTCGACGCGGCCCCCGACCTCGGGGTGCGCCACGTCTCCCTCAACTTCGCGATGTTCCGCTCGGTCTTCTCCGGCGCCGACAAGGTGGGCGCCGGGCTCGGGGTGCGGGTCGCGGACCGGATCCTCAACCTCGCGAGCCGGTTCTGGCAGCTGGAGTCGCTCTACGAGGCCAACGCGAAGTACCTCCCGCGCTGGGAGCCGCGGTTCGTCTGCTTCGAGTCCGCGTCGGTGCTGCCGCAGATCGGGCTGGCCGCCGGCGTCGCGGAGGGCTTCCTGCCGGGGCGGGCGATCCACGTGTCGCGGACCGGCGAGGACCTCGTGGTCGTGGACGGGGCCGAGCCCCGGCCGCTGGCCGACCTCATCATCGACCAGGACCGTGAGCTGCTCACCCCGCCCAGCCCGACCCGGCGCGTCAGCGAGCAGCAGAAGGTGCGCCTCGACAAGCTCGACGTCCTCCGGGACGCCGGGATGGAGCCCTACCCGGTCGGGGTGCCGCGCACCTGCTCGGTCGGGCAGGCGCTGGCCCAGGTCGGCCGCGACGGCGCGTCGCACCCGGTGTCCGTGACCGGGCGCGTCCGCTCGGTGCGCGACCTCGGCGGCGTCGTCTTCTGCGTCGTCGAGGAGCACGGCGCGCACATCCAGGGCGTCCTCGAGCGGGACGTCGTCGAGCCGCAGCTGCTTGCGCTGTGGCGGCATACGGTCGATGTCGGTGACCACGTGTCCCTGACCGGGCCGGTCGGCCGCAGCCGCAACGGCGAGCCGTCGGTGCTCGTGACCTCGTGGGCGATGGCCTCCAAGTGCCTGCGCCCCATCCCGGACTCCCGCACCGGCTTCACCAACCCCGAGGCGCGGGTGCGGCAGCGCTACCTCGACCTCATCGTCAACCGCGAGTCCACGCTGATGCTGCAGGCCCGGTCCCGCGCGGTCGCGGCGATCCGGCACGGGTTCGCACAGCGGGGCTACATGGAGGTCGAGACCCCCATGCTGCAGGCGGTCCACGGGGGCGCGAGCGCGCGGCCCTTCCGCACGCACATCAACGCCTACGACGCCGACCTCTACCTGCGCATCGCGCCCGAGCTCTTCCTCAAGCACCTGTGCGTGGGCGGGATGGACCGCATCTTCGAGCTCAACCGCAACTTCCGCAACGAGGGGGCGGACGCCACGCACAACCCGGAGTTCACCTCGGTGGAGGCGTATGCCGCCCACGGCGACTACAACACCATGCGGGAGCTGACCCGGGAGCTGATCATCGAGGTCGCTGCGGCCGTCCACGGCGAGCCGGTGGCGGTGCGGCCCGGCGCCGACGGCACGGTCGACCGGATCCGGCTCGACGGCGAGTGGCCCGTCGTCAGCGTCCACGAGGCGGTCTCGCGGGCGTCCGGCGTGGAGCTGACCTCCGCCTCCACGGTCGAGGAGGTCCGCGCGGTCGCGGACCGTCACGGCGTGCACCACACGTCGGCCATGACCTCGGGCGAGATCGTCCTGGAGCTCTACGACGAGCTCGTCGAGGGCCAGACGACGTTCCCGACCTTCTACACCGACTTCCCGCTCGAGACCTCGCCACTGACCCGCACCCACCGCACCGACCCGCGACTGTCCGAGCGGTGGGACCTCGTGGCCTTCGGCGCGGAGATCGGCACGGCCTACAGCGAGCTCGTCGACCCCGTGGACCAGCGCAACCGGCTCACCGAGCAGTCCTACAAGGCCGCCGCGGGCGACCCGGAGGCCATGGAGATCGACGAAGGCTTCCTCACCGCGCTGGAGTACGCCATGCCTCCCACCGGGGGCCTCGGGATCGGCGTGGACCGGCTCGTGATGATGCTGACCGGGGCCAACATCCGCGCCACGCTGGCCTTCCCCTTCACCAAGCCAAGCGAACGCGGCTGA